One window of Thermocoleostomius sinensis A174 genomic DNA carries:
- a CDS encoding Sll0314/Alr1548 family TPR repeat-containing protein, with protein MANFLEMRPLFRSIHPLRHQTWKQLVAVTMGALTLTASLLSNPAWAGDPFRVTNPRNVGDQTEAAFKAMFEQGNYVTASELLQTAEPDEPLSYALKASLAYMNEEFDAMGENARLTREKAEQLKEQDPLRGHLYIAAGLFLEGAHSFLTEGAVRSTPAVLGKLQQVFNNLSEAEKIDPNDPELNLLKGYMDLMLSVNLPFANPQEAIQRLETRAAPVYLAQRGIAIGYRDLDQQEQALIAVDRALQETPNNPELLYLKAQILRRQSDEVEGEAQTRLQRQSLNFFRQAWEQRTQLPENTVEQIDREACRTFQYLRDRNPDVCVENHSVNWQRTEQAGG; from the coding sequence ATGGCTAATTTTCTTGAAATGCGTCCCTTGTTTCGCTCCATTCACCCTCTGCGTCACCAAACCTGGAAGCAACTTGTGGCCGTGACGATGGGAGCGCTGACGCTGACGGCTAGTCTACTGTCTAACCCAGCTTGGGCAGGCGATCCGTTTCGAGTGACCAATCCACGTAATGTTGGTGATCAAACCGAGGCTGCTTTCAAAGCCATGTTTGAGCAAGGCAATTATGTGACCGCCTCCGAGTTACTCCAAACGGCTGAACCGGATGAACCTTTGTCCTATGCATTGAAAGCTTCGTTGGCATATATGAATGAAGAGTTTGATGCGATGGGAGAGAACGCCCGTTTAACGCGGGAAAAAGCCGAACAACTGAAAGAGCAAGATCCTCTACGAGGACACCTTTACATAGCCGCTGGATTATTTCTGGAGGGAGCACATTCGTTTCTAACAGAAGGGGCCGTGCGATCGACTCCGGCGGTTCTTGGTAAGTTACAGCAGGTGTTCAATAACCTCAGTGAAGCAGAAAAAATTGATCCCAACGATCCAGAATTGAATTTGCTCAAGGGCTACATGGATCTGATGCTGTCGGTGAATTTGCCGTTTGCCAATCCTCAAGAGGCCATTCAGCGGCTGGAAACTCGGGCGGCTCCAGTGTATTTGGCACAGCGAGGTATTGCAATCGGCTATCGCGACTTAGATCAACAGGAGCAGGCGCTAATCGCGGTCGATCGGGCCCTACAAGAAACCCCTAACAATCCAGAACTCTTGTATTTGAAGGCGCAAATTCTGCGGCGACAAAGCGACGAGGTTGAAGGAGAAGCGCAAACCCGGTTACAGCGGCAAAGCCTCAATTTCTTCCGTCAGGCTTGGGAACAGCGCACCCAACTTCCCGAAAACACCGTCGAGCAGATCGATCGCGAGGCCTGCCGTACCTTTCAGTATCTCCGCGATCGTAACCCTGATGTCTGTGTTGAGAACCATTCCGTCAACTGGCAGCGCACCGAACAAGCAGGAGGGTAG